Genomic window (Streptosporangium brasiliense):
GCCGGCTCGACCCGGTCGAGTTCGACGAGCGGCTGGACGCGGCGCTGGCCGCCCGCACCATCGACGCCCTGACCCCGCTCATCACCGATCTGATCGCGGTGCCAGGCAGCGGCGGCGCACTCACGCTGCCGCTCGCCGGCACGCCGGCCGAGCCGGCCGCCGAACTGCTCACCATCAAGGAGCGGCACGGCACGATGCGCCGTGACGGCCGGTGGACGCTGCCGCACCGGCTCGCGCTGCGCACCGCGTGGTGCGAGGTGATGCTGGACCTGACCAGCGCGGTGCGCACCGCACCTGAGCTGGTCATCGAACTGCGAGTACGTGGCGGCGACGTGGAGCTGGTCCTCGCGCCGGGCATGGTGGTGGACGCCAACGAGCTGTCGGTGCGGCACAGCAGCCTGGCGATCAGCAGGGATTCGGGCGACAACACGCCCGAGACACTGCGCGTCCGCTTGGTGGGCCGAATGCGGCACGGCCGGCTCAACACCCGGTGGCAGGCGCCGCGCCGGTGACACGGCAGGGCGAGGCGGGTCCGCGCCTCAGTGCTGGGCAGTGCAGGCGCGGATCTTCAGGAGCCCTTCGGTTGTGACCACCGCCTTCCCCGATCCGCTCATCAGGAGGCCGCCCCCCGCATGCCGGAGTTTTACCTAAATGCTGACATCTCACCTTGTTTGAGAATCATCATTCTCATACCGTGTGATAATGGGACAAACCTCCCGTTCCTTGCCAGAAAGGGAAGCTGTCATGTCGCAATGCCAGCCCTTGGCGCCGTTCATCGACCAGATCGTTCAGCTCGAACCCCGCCCTTCGGGCGACTGTGCCCGAAGGGCGGACGATCTGAGACGCAGTCTCGACGACATGAAAGAACGGCTGGAGCGGGCGCTCCAGCGGGAACGGCAGTTCACCTCCGACGCCTCCCACGAGCTGCGCACGCCCATCGCCGGACTCCGCGCCGAGCTGGAGGACGCCTGGCTGCACTCGGGGGAGATCGACATGGACGGAGTGCTGGAGCGCGCGCTGAGAAACCTCGACCGGCTGCAGGCGATCGTCGAGGACCTCTTCCTGCTGGTCCACCTGGACACCGCGTGGCCGGCGAGAACGCAGCCGGTGAATCTGGCGAGGCTGGTCGACGCCGAGATCTCCCGGCGGAGCGACCGGGACCGGGTCCAACTAAGCATGGACCCGTACGTCACCGTCGACGCCGTCGAGGACCAGATCGGCCGGGTGCTCAGCAACCTGTTGGACAACGCCCACCGGCACGCCGAGCGGCTGGTGCTGGTGCAGGTGCGCCGCGAAGCGGGCGCCGCCGAACTGACCGTGACCAACGACGGCCGGGGCGTGCCCGAGGCCGACCGGGACCGGATCTTCGATCTGTTCGCCCGGGTGGACACCTCCCGTAGCCGTGACCTCGGGGGAACGGGACTCGGTCTGACGATCGCCCGGGAAATCACCCAGGCCCATCACGGCACCCTGACCGTCGAGGGAACCCCGGCCGGAGGCGTGCGCTTCGTGCTCCGGCTGCCCGTCAACGCGGAACCGGATCTGTGAGACCGCGCCCGGGCCGGTCGTCCCCTCCTCGGACGCGCCGCCCGTAAAGATCGTCGGTGCCGGGCCGACACCGGCGCCGACCTGACGCCCACACGGCAAGAGACGCCCACACGGTAAGAGAACGACGATCCTCGCAGGGAGGTGACGAGGTTGGGCAACGAAATGGATCGAGTGAGGATCATGCGGGTGGCCGACGCGCTCTTCAACGAACGCGGTGTGCACGCGGTCGATATGGCCACCATCCGCGATATTTCGGGTGTGCCACTCAAGCGGATCTACGCGACCTTCGCGTCCAAGGACGAACTGATACACGAGGTGCTCCGCCAGCGTGACATCGATGCCCGCGCGGCCATCGTCCGATACGTCGACTCCCACGCCGACGCCCCCGTGGACAGCATCCTGGCCGTCTTCGACTACCTCTACAACTGGTTCAGCCAGCCGGAATTCCGCGGCTGCTTCTTCATCAACGCCTTCGGCGAGATGGGAAGCGTCTCCGACCGCATCGCCGACATCACCCGTGTCCACAAGTGCGCGGTGACGGACTACTTCAGCGAGCTCGTGGCGGCGGCGGGCCTGCCCGCGGACGTCGCCGACCAGTTGTCGATCCTCGTGAACGGCGCCATGGCGACCGCCGGCATTTTCGCCACCCCCGAGACGGCCCACCAGGCCAAGGCCATCGCACGCCTTCTGATCGACGCCTCCGGCGGGCCGGACGCCGGCCGGACCGGCATGCCGGCACCCCTGGCACCGGCCGGAGCGTGACACCGGGCCGAGCGGCGCCCTCTCGCTCCGCGACCACACTCCGGAGGGTGAGCGATCCGCGCCTTGCGAAGGCTGTCCCGCTGTTCCTCAACCCCGTCGGTCCCGCCGCCACACCCGTCCAGCGTGATGACTTGACGTGACTACCTGTTGGCTTACCGTGAATTCACGCCGGGTCGCGCTGCGCCCCTGACGGGCGTCCCGACGTGAGCGCAGCGTCAGACGCCGGCCTGCGCCGTGCCGTATCCCCGCTGGAGCTGTTCTTCGACCTGGTCTTCGTCTTCGCCGTCGGGCAGCTCGCGGAGCACCTGCACACCGAGCTGTCCTGGCGCGGCGCCGCCGAGGTGGTCGAGACGCTGGGCGCCGAAAGTGGGGACTGACAGGAAGGACGTTTCCATTTCATGCGTCGGTACACCGCGTCTTCATACGCTGGTACACCGCGTCGAAGTCGTCGACCTTGAGGCACAGGTGCATGGAGCCTGCTATCGACGCGCCCAGGTCCGAGACCGAGATCCGACGTGGTCGCGCCCGCCGGCAGGGCCTTGCTGGTGCGCAGCCACGTCACGCCGTCATAGAAGATCGCCTTCTTGCCGTCGCCGGTGTTCCAGGCCCGCGATCCGACCCGGGCGGTGAACTCAGCCTCCGCCCGGGAGAACTTCTTCGGCTTGCAGGCCTCACGGATCACCTCCTGGTGCTCGAACGGCGTGTTGCGCCGCTCGGTGTACCGCTTGACCCGCGAGACGTCCTCGATCCCGAGCTGCCCGCTGAGATACACCAGCACCTCATCGGGCACTTCCCCGGGCGGCGTGGACGGGCGCCGCGGCGAAGCGGGGCAGGACCTCTTCGGCGAGCTCGTGCAGCAACTCGTCGACAGGGCGGTCGTTGGGGCGGAGGCTGAAGGAGACGTGGGCGACGCCGAGGTCGGCCATGGTCTCCAGGTGCTCGACCAGGGCCTTGCGGCCTGTGCTGAGGCCGAGCCGGATGGGGTGGGCCGGGGCGTCAGGGTCGTCCTGGAGGGTGAGCAGCATCGGGGTGAGGTACGGCTTGCGGCCATCCGTCGACTCTCGCCATTCACGAGTCTTCAGCCGCAGCGCGCCCAGCTCGCGCGGGTAGTTGAGGGAGGCGTCGGCGTGCTCGGCGATCCAGTCCGGGGTCTGCTGGGCGCCGCCGGCGACGGCGATCGGTATGCCCGCCCGGTGCACCAGCTTGGCAGGACCTCCAGCTGCCGGTCGCCGCTGGCCAGGCCGAGCAGCATCCGGCCGCCCGACAGGACGTCGACGGTGGCCGCCGCCTTGGCGACCAGCAGCGGTTCGCGCAGAGGCAGGACGACGGCGCCGGTGCCGAGGACGACGTTCCGAGTGGTGGCGGCGAGATGGCCGAGGTGGGTGAAGGTCTCGAAGGTCGAGCGGCAGTTCCAGGCCGATGGTGAGGTGGCCGTCGGCGGGGGCGAGTCGGGCGAGTGCGGGATGAAGGGGTGCCATGGTGGATCCTCGGATGCGGTGGCAGCGGGGCCGTTCCGGGCCAGTCGGGGCTGCCGGGAACGGCGGGGCGGCGATCCGTCAGTTGAACCGGTCCGGGTGGGGGCCGGTGCGCAGGTCGCGGTCGGTCGCGGCGATCGCGGCCATGTCCTCGTCGGTCAGCTGGAGGTCAAAGACGTCGAGGTTCTGGTGGATACGGGCCGGGGTGACCGACTTGGGGATGACGATGTTGCCCAGCTGCAGGTGCCAGCGCAGCACCACCTGGGCTGGGGACTTGCCGGTGCGCCCGGCAATCGCGGTGATCACCGGGTCGTCCAGGACGGCGCCTTGGGCGAGCGGGCTCCATGCCTCGGTGGCGATGTTGTGCTCGGCGTGGAAGGCGCGCAGCGCGGCCTGCTGGAGGCCGGGGTGCAGCTCGACCTGGTTGACCGCCGGGACGAGCGCGCTGTTGTCCAGCAGGCGCTTGAGGTGGGTGGGCTGGAAGTTCGACACGCCCGCGGCGCGGATCCGCCCCTCCTGGACGAGGCGCTCGATGGCCCGCCAGGAGTCCAGGTAGAGGTCGCGGGCGGGGGTGGGCCAGTGGATCAGGTAGAGGTCGAGGTAGTCGAGGCCGAGCTTGGCGAGGCTGGCGTCGAAGGCGCGCAGGGTGGCCTCGTATCCCTGGTCGGCGTTCCACAGTTTGGTGGTGACGAACAGCTCCTCGCGCGGCAGCCCGGAGGCCAGGGCCCGGCCGACACCGGCCTCGTTGCCGTAGATCGCCGCGGTGTCGATGCTGCGGTAGCCGGCCTGAAGCGCGGCGGTGACGGCGGAGGTGGTCTGGTCGTCGGGGACTTGGAAGACTCCGAAGCCGAGCTGGGGAATCTTGACGCCGTTGTTCAGCTTCACGGTGCTGAGGGCGGAGAGTGCCGTGGTGTGCGGGTGCTCCTTCAGGCGGTACGCGGGGAGGGGGTGTAGCGGACGGTCTGTGCGCTGATGAGGTCGTCCCGGAAGACGAAGGTGTCGACGCCGTCGGTGACCTGGTGGGTGGCGGTGGTGGCGGTCCACTGCAGGAACAGGACGTTCCCGGCGAACTGCGGGGTCAGCCGCCAGTCGGCGTCCGGGAGGTCGGCCAGCAGGCGGCCGATGCCCTCCTTCACCCCCTGACGACCTGTCAGGACGCCTTCGGGGGTGAGGAAGACGGCGTCCTCCGTGTAGTTCTGGCTGATCAGATCGGGGTCCCCGGCGCCCAGGCGGTTGCCGTGGTCGGCGAAGACCTCCTGCGGAGTGCGGGTCATCAGCCGAGTTCCTTGAGTGCGGCGGTGGCAAAGGCGTGGTCCTGCTCGGGGGCACCGCCACCGAGGCCGAGGGCGCCGATGAGCTGTCCGTCGCGGCGGATGGGCACGCCGCCGGCGATGAACAGCAGGGCTTGTTCAGCGCGGTGGGCAGGGAGTGGAAGGGCCGTCCGGCTTGACAGGTCGACCAGGTCGGCGGTCGGCGCGTTCAGCTGAAGGGCGGTGTAGGCCTTGGCCGTGCTGGTTTCACCGGAGATGAGTACGGCGCGCTCGTCGCGGCGGAAGGCCAGCAGGTTTCCGCCGGCGTCGAGGACGGTGATGCTGGCGGGGACGCCCGCCGCGTCGGCGGCGCGGCGGGCGGCGAGGATGAGGGTCTCCGCGTCGGTAACGGTCAGCGGGGCCGTGGTGGTGGTGCTCATGGGACGTCTCCTTGTATCGGTGGGGAACACTCGGCCGGTGCGGCGCGGGTACGAGGGATCAGGAGCGGACGGCTCCCGCCGGGGCGGGAGCGGCGCTGCGGTCGGAGGCCGCGGTGGGGTCGAGGTCCGCCGGGGCGGAAGCCGCAGTGGTGCGGGTGGGCCGCAGCTCCAGCCGGTGTGAGATGACGGCCAGCACCAGAGCGGCGGCGGTCAGGACGGCCCCGACGGCGTTGGGCGCGGTGTAGCCGAGGCCGGCGGAGATCACCAGGCCGCCGAGCCAGGCGGACAGGGCGTTGCCCAGGTTGAAGGCGCCGATGTTGGCCGCCGAGGCCAGCGTCGGCGCGCCGTGGGCGTGGTCCAGGACGCGCTTCTGCAGCGGCGGGACGGTGGCGAAGCCGAGAGCGCCGATGAGGAAGACAGCCACGACGGACGCGGCCTTGCCGGAGGCGAGGAAGGTGAACAGCAGCAGGACCAGCGCCAGGCCACCCAGGGCGGTGTAGAGCATCGGCATGAGCCTGCGGTCCGCGAAACGGCCGCCGATGAGGTTGCCTGCCATCATGCCCAGCCCGAAGACCACCATCAGCCAGGTGATGGAGGATTCCGCGAAGCCACTGACCTCGGTCATCATCGGCGCGATGTAGGTGATCGCGGCGAACACGCCTCCGAAGCCGAGGACCGTCATGGCCATGGCCAGCATGACCTGGACGTTCTTGAAGACGGCGACCTCGTGGCGCAGCTGTACCCCGTCCGGCTTGGGTACGTCGGGTACGAGCTTGGCGACGCCGGCCAGGCCGAGCACGCCGAGGGCGGCGACGATCAGGAAGGTCACGCGCCAGGCCGGCGCTCTGGCCCACGAACGTGCCCAGGGGCACGCCGACGACGTTGGCCACGGTCAGGCCGGTGAACATCATGGAGATGGCTCCGGCCTTCTTCTCCGGCGCCACCAGTTCGGCGGCGACGACGGAGCCGATGCCGAAGAAGGCGCCGTGGGCCAGCGAGGCCACCACTCGGCCGATCAGCATGACGGCGAAGACCGGGGCGACGGCGGAGATGACGTTGCCGAGGATGAACAGGCCCATGAGCAGCATGAGCATGTTCTTGCGAGAGATCCTGGTGCCGAGGACGGTCATGATCGGTGCGCCGATCATGACGCCGAGGGCGTAACCGGTGACCAGGAAGCCGGCCGTCGGCACGGACACGCCGAGGTCCGCGCCGACCTGGGGCAGCAGCCCCATGATCACGAATTCCGTGGTGCCGATTCCGAAGGCCCCCATGGCCAGGGCCAGCAGTGCGAGCGGCATGACGAGGGTCCTTTGACAGACATAGTGAGTGCGTGAACGCCTTACGAGCGCCAACAATAATTGCACACGCGGGTTAATTGCAAACGCGGGTATAGTGAGCCGTGATACGGCGGCAGGCCTCCGACCTGCACCTCCGCTCGCACGACCTGACTGAGGGAGCTGCTCATGACCGCCACCGACCCGGCGATGACCGCCCTGGCACACAGCTGGTCGGCGCTCTCGCTGCTGCACGGACGCATCGAGAGCAAAGTCGAACGCGCGCTTCAGGCCGGACACCGATTGAGCGCACGCGAGTATTCGCTGCTGGACGTGCTGAGCCGCCAGCACGACGGCGAGGGCGGACACCTGCAGATGCGGCAGGTCGCCGACTCCGTCGTCCTCAGCCAGAGCGCCACCACGCGGCTGGTGACCCGGCTGGAGGACCGCGGGCTGCTCTCACGCTACCTGTGCCCCACCGACCGCCGCGGCATCTACACCGACGTCACCGACGACGGCCTGCGCCTGCTGGAGGAGGCACGCCCCCACCCACAACACCGCCCTGCGCCAGGCCCTCGACCAGGCAGCCGTCGATCCCGTGCTCGCGCCCCTGGTCCATGCCGTCCAGCAATTGCAGGGCGGTGTCCAGCCGGCATGACCTGCCGCCGCATGCGATGAAGGCACGGAGGGCACAGCCCGGCCATCCCACCTCTTGCCGGGCGGCTGCATCCGATCACCGTGCTGACCGTGGAAAGACATCGGTGAGGTGCCTCGAGAGGTCCTGACAAGATCTAGGGACAAGGGACACTCTGCCGATGAGCTGGAGTCGGGCTTCCGATCCGAACTCGCCGATGTCTTGTCCCAGGTCCTGCTCATGACACGGCATCACGGAG
Coding sequences:
- a CDS encoding aldo/keto reductase, with the translated sequence MKLNNGVKIPQLGFGVFQVPDDQTTSAVTAALQAGYRSIDTAAIYGNEAGVGRALASGLPREELFVTTKLWNADQGYEATLRAFDASLAKLGLDYLDLYLIHWPTPARDLYLDSWRAIERLVQEGRIRAAGVSNFQPTHLKRLLDNSALVPAVNQVELHPGLQQAALRAFHAEHNIATEAWSPLAQGAVLDDPVITAIAGRTGKSPAQVVLRWHLQLGNIVIPKSVTPARIHQNLDVFDLQLTDEDMAAIAATDRDLRTGPHPDRFN
- a CDS encoding DUF1707 SHOCT-like domain-containing protein gives rise to the protein MTTQETHMQGLEKSCSSALRASDEDRDRVTELLRAAVTDGRLDPVEFDERLDAALAARTIDALTPLITDLIAVPGSGGALTLPLAGTPAEPAAELLTIKERHGTMRRDGRWTLPHRLALRTAWCEVMLDLTSAVRTAPELVIELRVRGGDVELVLAPGMVVDANELSVRHSSLAISRDSGDNTPETLRVRLVGRMRHGRLNTRWQAPRR
- a CDS encoding low temperature requirement protein A, with product MSAASDAGLRRAVSPLELFFDLVFVFAVGQLAEHLHTELSWRGAAEVVETLGAESGD
- a CDS encoding nuclear transport factor 2 family protein; protein product: MTRTPQEVFADHGNRLGAGDPDLISQNYTEDAVFLTPEGVLTGRQGVKEGIGRLLADLPDADWRLTPQFAGNVLFLQWTATTATHQVTDGVDTFVFRDDLISAQTVRYTPSPRTA
- a CDS encoding GlcG/HbpS family heme-binding protein — encoded protein: MSTTTTAPLTVTDAETLILAARRAADAAGVPASITVLDAGGNLLAFRRDERAVLISGETSTAKAYTALQLNAPTADLVDLSSRTALPLPAHRAEQALLFIAGGVPIRRDGQLIGALGLGGGAPEQDHAFATAALKELG
- a CDS encoding sensor histidine kinase, with amino-acid sequence MNLARLVDAEISRRSDRDRVQLSMDPYVTVDAVEDQIGRVLSNLLDNAHRHAERLVLVQVRREAGAAELTVTNDGRGVPEADRDRIFDLFARVDTSRSRDLGGTGLGLTIAREITQAHHGTLTVEGTPAGGVRFVLRLPVNAEPDL
- a CDS encoding TetR/AcrR family transcriptional regulator yields the protein MDRVRIMRVADALFNERGVHAVDMATIRDISGVPLKRIYATFASKDELIHEVLRQRDIDARAAIVRYVDSHADAPVDSILAVFDYLYNWFSQPEFRGCFFINAFGEMGSVSDRIADITRVHKCAVTDYFSELVAAAGLPADVADQLSILVNGAMATAGIFATPETAHQAKAIARLLIDASGGPDAGRTGMPAPLAPAGA